A DNA window from Porphyromonas gingivalis ATCC 33277 contains the following coding sequences:
- a CDS encoding flavodoxin: MKLRTLVFVIVAALAVAFSAEAQKKTAKKPLIVYYSHSGNTQAVAEHIQKATGGTLFRIEPEQAYPEDYKALVQQAKEELKKGFRPKLKKSVKNIADYDVVYIGSPNWIHTLAPAVMSFLEQHNLKGKTIIPFVTHGGGGMGKCLDEMKRLAPQATVLDGIVIDGKKAKESAEEVRNSLKAMGQIK; this comes from the coding sequence ATGAAACTCAGAACATTAGTATTCGTGATCGTGGCTGCACTGGCAGTAGCGTTTAGCGCAGAAGCACAGAAGAAGACGGCGAAAAAACCGCTTATCGTCTATTACTCTCACAGTGGAAATACCCAAGCAGTGGCCGAACACATCCAAAAGGCTACCGGAGGCACACTCTTCCGCATAGAACCGGAGCAAGCCTACCCCGAAGACTACAAAGCCCTCGTCCAACAAGCCAAAGAGGAGCTGAAGAAAGGCTTTCGTCCCAAACTCAAAAAGTCCGTCAAGAACATAGCCGACTACGACGTTGTCTACATAGGTTCGCCCAACTGGATCCACACCTTGGCTCCTGCCGTAATGAGCTTTCTGGAGCAGCACAACCTCAAAGGCAAGACCATCATCCCCTTTGTCACACACGGCGGTGGTGGCATGGGCAAGTGTTTGGACGAAATGAAGCGACTGGCACCTCAAGCGACAGTCCTTGACGGCATCGTTATCGACGGCAAGAAAGCCAAAGAATCGGCCGAAGAAGTCCGCAACAGCCTGAAAGCGATGGGACAAATCAAATAA